The Pygocentrus nattereri isolate fPygNat1 chromosome 12, fPygNat1.pri, whole genome shotgun sequence genome includes the window AGACTTTTTAACGGCTATTTGCACAATGTATCTAGGAATTCTTGTTTGAATCACTCAACTAAAAGattatataaaatgaaaaaaacctTATGTAAAAAATTTTGAGTGCTTCTGAAACCCTTCAGATaattttgcaggagaaggaaaaaacatactttacttttaatgcaagtcaatcaaacatttttccaagtcattttaggccattaCTTATGATCACtacttcattaaatttacatacaatgtaaagagccaCAGGATTTGGCAATTTttgaaaattggcaaaaattgagattcaagggtttttttccgacaacagcaatgcACGGCCGTCTAGACAAgctctttttcagggacattcATGCTTATTATAACATGACAATGGCATCAAACACTGCGTGTGTTACATGAGCATGGTTGCATAATCAGAGcctgcaggtgctagactggttTGCCTGCATACCTGACGTCCAAATGAATGCCTGTTGTGCACTATGAACAGTAATATACATCAATGAAGGCCCTGTATGGCTTCACAGCTGAAGATTTGTAATATAGAGGAATGGCCAAAAGGTTATTAAGTGTTATTAAAAGGGAAGGTTCTTGCACACATACAGTGAAATTTTGTTTGGTAATCTGAGACCAACATTAACAGAAAAACAGCATCTTCCAAGATTATGTAACAGTGGTTAATATGTTCCTGTCCCAAATATTTTGAAacgtattgcaggcatcaaatttggattgaaggtatatttacaaaagacaCTAACgttcataaggtaaaacatcaaatatcatgttttctgttttcaatttaacaggtcaaactgaatttttaatgctttctggttttgttagcatttcacacactaCTGCCTTACGTCTTTGCAATTGAGATAAGCACATATACAATTTGCTACATATTAAGCATAACACTTCTATTGATGTCTTGGTAAAAATCCTTACCGTCAGTTGTGTGAGCTCACCTGAGAGTCCATTCATCAGCTCAGATTTAAGGCACGGTCCATTTTTTGGTATATTTTCACAGAGAAAGCTGCCCATCACGGACATCAGGCAACAAATGACCTCAGAGAGGAATCAAAGTAAAGATGCAGACCTGCACGCCTCCAACTACACCTTTGATATGTTAGGACTGCTGAAGAAATGTAGTTACACACATCAGCCAAAGCTGTCATAATGAAAGTAGGCACCTTATAAGACTTAAATCTGATTGTCAGTATGCTTATTCACATATATAGACTGTTCAAATAAGGAGACAGCATAGATATAGCCCAGTTTTTGTGAGTGTCTAGCCACTCTTCTTTCTAGTGAGATTTTTTTCTGGcaagtctttctctctgtcaagCTCATCACCCCAGCAAGTCTTTCTTGCAAGTTTTAACGGTTCTCTCCAGCAAGTTCTTCTCTCCTAAAAGTTCTTCTTAAGTCTTAATCTCTAGCAAGTTCCCTGTTCTTCACTTCCTCTTCATTTGGTACCATCACAGTTTTGGAACTGCATGTCTCCATGGTGAGGCCCATCCAGTTCATTAATTGTGTGCAAATTCAGGCACACTGGATGAGGTGATGCTCCATGCTCTGCCCCCTGTTCCTCATCCCCATAAGAACGGTGGCCACACCCCTCGCAGAATTCCACAAAATCATCTTGGCTTTCCTCGCTCAACAGGCCTTCCAACTCTTTGGAACTTTGgcctctcccacacacacacacctcgaTCCCAGAGTCCCCGGTGAAGCGACGCCGTCTCCCCGCactcctctccttctcctcgACGTCCCTTAGCTGACCTTCCCTGCTCATATCCTGCTTCTCCACACTGGACATCTCCTCCAGGGTCTGGACCTTGCTGTTGTCTTTATGGAGATACACTTCCACTCCAGAGGTGTGGAACTCCTCTATGTTGGCTCTAGAGCACAGTGTCTCTGAGACAGGGGGCACTGGAGTGGCTTGTCTGGATGGGCAGTGCGCCTCctgctggtcagcagtggtACATGCTGGGGGTCCAGCATTTAAGGCACTATAAGGGGGAGGTGGGGTAGCAGGACGATTCATCACCTCTTCATACTCAGGAAGAAGATAATTGGGCAGAAATCCTGTGTGAAACAGAAAGGCACACATTAAAATTCAACATGTAATGTGATCTAAAGTATTTCAGTCCTAGCTCAACGAAAcaaattctgttgaaagtgATGCCACAGTGTGTTAATCCATCTTATTAATTGAATTTGATGATGAAAttgctgatttttgtttttcaaagagaAAAACTTGATTCTCCTACTGTAGGACTACAGGACATTGTGTCTTATCTTATGGAGAGCAGGGTTTAGGAGAAATAATAGATGCAAATGTTAACAGGACAGCATGAAGATGagacaatataaaataaagactGGGACactgcagtcatttcatgaactcCTTAGTTTATACCAGCAAACAGGTACAGTCATGAAAGCATGAAGATCTGCCAGTTGCGTCACCCTATATATAGCAATGCAGAAACCTTGTAAATCATTTTATAAGCAGCCTTTCATTGTCCAATTCACTAGCACAATACTAATTTCAACTGGTCTCCATAATGaaatttgtagtttttttttagtgGCAAGCTAGAAGTGTTGCACCATCCCATTTGATGCAAATTCTAGCTAAAACATGGGCATGTGAAGGTTGTAACAGGCAAACAAGTAACATTATTGTACAAACAAATTGTGTTTCTCAATATTATTGACCCAGCCTGCTGGCCTATTAGCTACCTACTTACCTTGTCAGTTCAGTTACAGAGAATCTAAAGTGCAAACTGGTTAAATGCGGCATCAATAAGCGATGTTGAACTGGCGATGCTTCATTTGGGTGCATTTCAAAGACCTGATTTCAGAATTAACAACAGGCTTCCAGAAATGATGCGGTACTGGAAAATAAATGGCCAGCATCAGGTTTTTAGTATGGACTGCCTACTattcacagtgtttaaaacagaTGTTGAGCTCGCTGAGTCTTAGGAAGGGCAGGCAGCACCTATGCAAGTAAACCAGCCTGCAGCATCAATACTGACAGAGGCTCAAGTTGCCATGTGTATTTTTCTTTAGGTTTTGTGAGCTTTCCCTGATGCAGTGCCAGTTAAAACTGAAGGGAGCTTGCAGCGTCACTTGATGTTCAGAGTAGGCCGATCAAtccaaaaacaaacagctaCACCGATAGAGGGGCTTGGTGGGTCACAGGGCTACTGACCTCCTGTTCTGGGTGAGGTCCGCTGAATcaacatgcagaaaaaaaggagaaaaaaaacgcATTCCTGCAATGTCACATGACAACAAGACCCTCTGAGTAGATGGCTTTCTTCTAGACCAGCTTTCTGTAGACAAGTGGTGGCCAACATAACACACTGTGATTATACCACTACACATAATATATTACTTAGTTACATGAATACAAGAGTtctacagggtgattcaaaaaagattaatccgacttcaaagcaccatatttttacacCTGTGAGGTGCTTAGGACCCAATCACATACCAaactgaaagagggggtcagAGTTTCACTGGAgaatggctcccttcagtctgtgaggagatgcgacccctgagcagaaagcttTCTGCATTCTCCACTTCAGTAAGAGTGAATCCATCATAACTGTGCAACGTGATTTCCtctggcagtgaacctccaacaacTCAGAGTGGTCGTTGCTGCTTCCACAACACTGGACGATCTCcgaaatcacactgaaagagctgtgagttcagtgacactgacatttgAGTGTGGCATtgatgtctgtacagctggaggaagTTCATACTCAGTACTTGTAAAATTAAACTTTATGCTTACTTAAACTATTTACGATATACTGCAATGTTcagtaatgatttacaagtgaaataaactATTTTGAAATCGGACGAATCTTtctgaatcaccctgtactCATAACCCTTGTTATGTGAATCGATTTATTAATGTAACCCTTTAATGCTGGTGAACAAAATTGGCTCTTTCAGCCTTTTGTCTATTCTAAATGccatcatcacactgattttaatatgtaaagaacTTCACTGGTTTATCTCCACTCTGATGAAACAGATCAATAAAAAGCATTTCCATAACAATATGAATCGCACTTGTGTGAACACTCATTCAGAAGCTACCACAGTATGGACAACGttaaaggcagcatggagcttcttttatataGTAATAGAAAACAAGGAAGCATACAGAAAGCTTTCGCATTCTGATTCATTTTACTATGACCAGCGTGGGCATTTATCCGAGGAGAAAATGACAGCTTGATTTCCAGTTATACCACAACCATCCATGGCTGGAACTACAAGACAGCATAATTGACCTTGTTCTCTCCGTCCTTCTCCCCCTTCAGACAGCTCAGTGTTAGCCAATCCATCTGTGTACAGAACTGGAAGTTAGTATTCTCCAAGCAAGTAGAGCTGTGAATGACACTGCGATGAACAGCTCATAGATGCAGCAGTGCTTCACGTGACTCAAAGGCTTGTCCACTCCAtcttggtagcattgtgtgatttaTTCAAGGGCTTATCTGCACACTGTTGGCTTATGAAATATCATTATTCCAAAAAAGCAATGTTAATGATTAACGTGATATTTTGTGCAACTCTAGACCAGTCCAAGCTCAACTAGTACAGTCTAAATCACAAACCTGGTCTTGTAACAGTATAAATCGACCCTTTCTGAGCCTCTCAAAGGTCAGTTACTTACGATGGTGTTTGATGTGTAGATGTCGCAACACTGGTGCAAAAGCATGGCTAGTGCACTCTGTAAACTGGAGCATATATCCCTGTTACACAATTAAGGCAAGAATGCAATGACAACTGTACAAATGTCATCTGTAGCAGGAGGTTTGGAATGAATTTTTGGGGTGAACATTTCAGCAGTAGGGCATCAGACACTGCCCTAAATGCAATTATAACACCAAAAAAAGGGCAAACAGAAATGATCTGAAATATCAGTAACCTCGCATTAACATAACTCTTGCTGCTGTGGGCTACATCCTGTTCTCACAGATGACAAGAAACACACAGAACCACACTCAGTTAGATTCTACGGTATGGCAAGTCACAGCAAAGCTGTCTCTAAGTACTTATAGAAGTGAATGCACTTTTAGCTCACATCAGTATAAGCTGATGGTCTGCTTGTAGTCACCTACCAGTGTATAACCTTAGAGTTTAGAGGTATTGCTGTCTTGACACGCATCGCATTTATATGAGCtacattacattatttactTAAAGTAATACATACACTCGAAAGCTCATGTTGTCCATTCATATGGCTTTAACACTAATCTTCCGCCATGTAAcccactcccctgctgtgaagcgattaacgcccattgtcttggtaatgatatGGAGTGCGGTGGAAGTGGAAACCCCCCATGCCCACCTCGAGCTCATACAACTCCCAAAGCAACGAACGT containing:
- the wbp1lb gene encoding WW domain binding protein 1-like b, with amino-acid sequence MGLFLYLAGPVSPSEAVIVDEVQQCEGVNNQSYVCESGHCCGDSQCCSNYYELWWFWLVWAIIFILSCCCVCHHRRTKHRLQQQQRQHEINLIAYREAHNYTSPPFYFRFLPNYLLPEYEEVMNRPATPPPPYSALNAGPPACTTADQQEAHCPSRQATPVPPVSETLCSRANIEEFHTSGVEVYLHKDNSKVQTLEEMSSVEKQDMSREGQLRDVEEKERSAGRRRRFTGDSGIEVCVCGRGQSSKELEGLLSEESQDDFVEFCEGCGHRSYGDEEQGAEHGASPHPVCLNLHTINELDGPHHGDMQFQNCDGTK